Proteins found in one Thermaerobacter subterraneus DSM 13965 genomic segment:
- a CDS encoding cupredoxin domain-containing protein, which produces MYVEGGDDFFRDAVVRVVPGTTVVWKMTGRNPHTVTADDGSWDSGHLVPGDVYRVRFDRPGRYDYYCVYHGAPGGVGMAGAVIVEEPGTAGGAAPGTPGGGASGAPGSAGGQGPGTGGQGSGDEPLPPAPPLRPTGPYRTLRVPEDYPTIQAAVDAAQPGDLILVGPGVYREEVVVTKPHLTLRGLDRNRVIIDGEFKRANGIKVLGADDVVVENMTARNHLLNGFYWATGPWRNWWWTPSPGRSGVAGRGPV; this is translated from the coding sequence GTGTACGTCGAAGGGGGCGACGACTTCTTCCGGGACGCCGTGGTCCGCGTGGTGCCCGGCACCACGGTGGTTTGGAAGATGACCGGGCGCAACCCCCACACGGTCACCGCCGACGACGGTTCCTGGGATTCGGGGCACCTCGTGCCCGGCGACGTGTACCGCGTCCGCTTCGACCGGCCCGGCCGGTACGACTACTACTGCGTCTACCACGGGGCCCCCGGCGGCGTCGGGATGGCGGGCGCCGTCATCGTGGAAGAACCCGGCACCGCGGGCGGGGCGGCACCCGGCACGCCGGGCGGCGGGGCGAGCGGAGCCCCAGGATCGGCGGGAGGCCAGGGCCCGGGCACGGGAGGCCAGGGCTCGGGCGACGAACCCCTGCCCCCGGCACCGCCGCTGCGACCAACCGGCCCCTACCGCACCCTGCGGGTGCCGGAGGATTACCCGACCATCCAGGCGGCCGTCGATGCCGCCCAACCCGGCGATCTGATCCTGGTGGGGCCGGGCGTGTACCGGGAGGAGGTGGTGGTGACCAAGCCCCACCTGACCCTCCGCGGCCTGGACCGCAACCGGGTGATCATCGACGGGGAGTTCAAGCGGGCCAACGGGATCAAGGTCCTGGGCGCCGACGACGTGGTCGTCGAGAACATGACCGCCCGCAACCACCTGCTCAACGGCTTCTACTGGGCGACCGGCCCGTGGCGGAACTGGTGGTGGACGCCGTCACCAGGGCGGTCCGGCGTCGCCGGCCGGGGCCCGGTCTGA
- a CDS encoding GerAB/ArcD/ProY family transporter, with amino-acid sequence MPRRDQVDPASIAALLIVVVLATLAFFLPRSLAAVAGRDAWLAVLASTPVVALVVGAWYALYFRPGLTPLDRLRFHPLMRWLVLPVLVAYATYHAGGILGETVLLMVVVFPETPVWAFHATMALTTWVLVAYGRETLARMGLLVLPVMVLALVTNLLILLPGDAEWAQLLPLLEGGAGPLLRGIPVMVAATAETLILTYFADGLSSRHGVLRPLMLAAAGMVVLLAGVALAGIVVLGPGETARAVAPTFILARLARPVPVMSRPEVFTISAWLLGIALKLALFVYAAGVTARAGLGLTERWQGPVHGLMTLAAVAVAAILFPDTERWDWQFTRVWPLVAMAGLVAGLVTGLLPAWPGRAAARVEERSPGQAPEGMPAGRHRPGSGPAPQGDEAPEAGRSAAAGREPTGERMP; translated from the coding sequence GTGCCGCGCCGTGACCAGGTCGATCCCGCCTCCATCGCGGCCCTGCTGATCGTGGTGGTGCTGGCTACCCTGGCCTTCTTCCTGCCGCGGTCGCTGGCGGCCGTCGCCGGCCGCGACGCCTGGCTCGCCGTGCTGGCCAGCACCCCCGTGGTGGCCCTGGTGGTCGGGGCGTGGTACGCCCTCTACTTCCGCCCGGGGCTTACGCCCCTTGACCGCCTGCGGTTTCACCCGCTCATGCGGTGGCTGGTCCTCCCTGTGCTGGTGGCGTATGCGACCTACCATGCCGGCGGCATTCTGGGCGAAACGGTGCTCCTCATGGTGGTGGTCTTCCCGGAGACGCCGGTGTGGGCTTTTCATGCCACCATGGCCCTGACCACCTGGGTCCTGGTGGCATACGGGCGCGAAACCCTGGCCCGGATGGGGCTGCTGGTCCTGCCGGTGATGGTGCTGGCCCTGGTGACGAACCTGCTCATCCTCCTTCCGGGCGATGCGGAGTGGGCCCAGCTCTTGCCGCTGCTGGAAGGGGGCGCGGGGCCGCTGCTGCGAGGGATCCCGGTGATGGTGGCGGCCACGGCCGAGACCCTGATCCTGACCTACTTTGCCGACGGGCTTTCGTCCCGGCATGGTGTTCTGCGGCCGCTGATGCTTGCCGCGGCGGGCATGGTGGTGCTGCTGGCCGGTGTGGCGCTGGCCGGCATCGTCGTGCTGGGTCCGGGGGAAACGGCCCGGGCGGTGGCCCCCACCTTCATTCTGGCTCGGCTGGCCCGGCCCGTGCCCGTGATGTCCCGTCCGGAGGTGTTCACGATTTCGGCATGGCTGCTGGGCATCGCCCTGAAGCTGGCCCTCTTCGTCTACGCGGCGGGGGTGACGGCACGAGCGGGCCTGGGGCTCACCGAGCGGTGGCAGGGACCGGTCCACGGGCTGATGACCCTGGCTGCGGTCGCCGTGGCGGCCATCCTCTTTCCCGACACCGAGCGCTGGGACTGGCAGTTTACCCGGGTCTGGCCCCTGGTGGCGATGGCCGGGCTGGTGGCGGGGCTGGTGACCGGCCTGTTGCCCGCCTGGCCGGGACGGGCGGCCGCAAGGGTGGAGGAACGATCCCCGGGGCAGGCACCGGAGGGTATGCCCGCCGGGCGGCACCGTCCGGGTTCCGGCCCGGCACCCCAGGGCGACGAGGCCCCCGAAGCCGGACGGTCTGCCGCCGCCGGCAGGGAGCCTACCGGGGAGCGGATGCCGTGA
- a CDS encoding IS3 family transposase produces the protein MAELVVDAVTRAVRRRRPGPGLIHHSDHGVQYTSLAFTRRLETLGIAGSMGSVGDALDNAVAESFYATLQTELLDRQTWTTRDQLRMAIFEYVEGFYNRRRRHSALGYLSPYEYEERWIQERKVQPQEGVVA, from the coding sequence GTGGCGGAACTGGTGGTGGACGCCGTCACCAGGGCGGTCCGGCGTCGCCGGCCGGGGCCCGGTCTGATCCACCACTCCGACCACGGCGTGCAATACACCTCGCTGGCGTTCACCCGTCGCTTGGAGACCCTGGGCATCGCCGGGTCGATGGGTTCCGTGGGCGATGCGCTGGACAACGCCGTGGCGGAGAGTTTCTACGCGACCCTGCAGACGGAACTCCTCGACCGGCAAACCTGGACCACCCGGGATCAACTGCGCATGGCGATCTTCGAGTACGTCGAAGGGTTCTACAACCGGCGGCGGCGTCACTCGGCACTGGGTTACCTCTCGCCTTACGAGTACGAGGAGCGTTGGATCCAGGAGCGAAAGGTTCAGCCACAGGAAGGGGTCGTCGCGTAA
- a CDS encoding Ger(x)C family spore germination protein yields the protein MMGRGGRWRAGFVLILSALLLGGCWGYNEVNDLAFITVAALDRNPAGRYLWTVAIPVPELVLPASVGGGGAGGPGMSRNTLFRSAPGQTPRMAAESLDRSVPREVRWSFTDHILIGEPAARSGLRPLLEMISRSYRVERKASLYVVRGEAGSLLEALQPALDRSLARSFDALGRKNRPGTIRVVDGNTVLRWLDTPGIDPFLPVVATGRTRDTINPVPAGLALFARDRLVGFLPPPLDEGLIMARGEAHPFTLAVPCPEAAGGGGSVQGAAGPEASGPATGGLGGAGGGAGGGTRGGAGGEAQGVPVQPVVSLRIDRNEARIQVEQAVPPPRVAVEVKLAGTLLEWQCPGGRVDEARAMAVGRAVARQAQRQVRAALEQAAALGADPAGLGTALYRQDPAAWRALEAGWRRELQQLRPAVRVKFHLRSYDLTVSAP from the coding sequence ATGATGGGCCGCGGGGGCCGCTGGCGGGCCGGGTTCGTCCTGATTCTGAGTGCCCTGCTGCTGGGCGGATGCTGGGGCTACAACGAGGTCAACGACCTGGCCTTCATTACGGTGGCCGCTCTGGACCGGAACCCTGCAGGACGCTACCTCTGGACGGTGGCGATCCCCGTGCCCGAGCTGGTCCTGCCGGCGTCGGTGGGAGGGGGCGGCGCAGGAGGGCCGGGAATGAGTCGCAACACGCTGTTCCGGTCGGCGCCCGGCCAGACCCCGCGCATGGCCGCCGAGTCCCTGGACCGCAGCGTGCCGCGGGAGGTCCGCTGGTCCTTCACCGACCACATCCTCATCGGGGAGCCGGCCGCCCGGTCGGGCCTGCGGCCCCTGCTGGAGATGATCTCCCGCAGTTACCGGGTGGAGCGCAAGGCATCCCTTTATGTGGTGCGGGGCGAGGCGGGCAGCTTGCTGGAGGCGCTGCAACCCGCCCTGGATCGCTCCCTGGCCCGTTCCTTCGATGCCCTGGGCCGGAAGAACCGGCCAGGAACCATCCGGGTGGTGGACGGCAACACCGTGCTGCGCTGGCTCGATACGCCGGGCATCGACCCCTTCCTGCCGGTGGTGGCCACCGGCCGCACCCGGGATACCATCAACCCGGTGCCGGCGGGCCTGGCCCTGTTCGCCCGGGACCGGCTGGTGGGCTTTCTCCCCCCGCCCCTCGATGAGGGGCTGATCATGGCCCGGGGTGAGGCCCACCCCTTTACCCTGGCCGTTCCCTGTCCTGAGGCGGCCGGAGGCGGTGGGAGTGTTCAGGGTGCGGCCGGTCCGGAGGCGAGCGGGCCGGCGACGGGCGGTCTAGGCGGTGCCGGCGGCGGTGCGGGCGGCGGGACGCGGGGCGGCGCGGGCGGGGAAGCACAGGGTGTGCCGGTGCAGCCGGTGGTGTCCTTGCGGATCGACCGCAACGAAGCCCGCATCCAGGTGGAGCAGGCAGTACCGCCGCCCCGGGTGGCCGTCGAGGTCAAGCTGGCGGGAACCCTGCTGGAGTGGCAATGTCCCGGCGGCCGCGTCGACGAGGCCCGGGCGATGGCGGTCGGCCGGGCGGTAGCCCGGCAGGCGCAACGGCAGGTTCGGGCGGCCCTGGAGCAGGCCGCCGCCCTGGGCGCCGATCCCGCCGGCTTGGGGACGGCCCTGTACCGGCAGGATCCCGCGGCGTGGCGCGCCCTGGAGGCCGGGTGGCGCCGCGAGCTGCAGCAGCTGAGGCCCGCCGTGCGGGTGAAGTTCCACCTGCGGAGTTACGACCTCACGGTGTCGGCCCCCTGA
- a CDS encoding MerR family transcriptional regulator, translating into MGELARAAGINPRTVDYYTRIGLLRPETRTPSQYRLYSERSLERLRIIQALRARKYSLEEIKAILDRGPSEVLAEAARLEANLEHLLDTLDDLKDRPLDARARAMLTTLAVKGMALAQRLLLLLNEEGFTGL; encoded by the coding sequence GTGGGAGAACTGGCGCGGGCGGCGGGCATAAACCCGCGCACGGTCGACTACTACACGCGCATCGGCCTGCTGCGGCCGGAAACACGGACACCTTCCCAGTACCGTCTCTACTCCGAAAGGAGCCTGGAGCGGCTGCGTATCATCCAGGCGCTCCGGGCACGCAAGTACTCGCTGGAAGAAATCAAGGCGATACTGGACCGGGGACCTTCGGAGGTCCTGGCTGAGGCGGCCCGGCTCGAGGCGAACCTGGAGCACCTGCTGGACACCCTGGACGACCTGAAGGATCGCCCGTTGGACGCTCGAGCCCGGGCCATGCTGACCACGCTGGCCGTCAAGGGCATGGCGCTGGCCCAGCGCCTGCTCCTTCTCCTCAACGAGGAAGGTTTCACCGGGCTCTGA
- a CDS encoding zinc metalloprotease HtpX → MNIWRTWLLMGVLSALLVVFGHLLGGQSGALFALLLSAAMNLAGYWFSDRLVLSMSGAVPVSETEAPELYEITRRLCQRAGLPMPRLYVIPAAQPNAFATGRNPQNAAVAVTAGLLEMMDRSELEGVIAHELAHIKNRDILVASVAAALAGAITMLADMAQWALIFGGGRHQDEEEGGAGSLLGSLVMVFLAPLAATLIQLAISRSREYLADATAARIVGHPHGLIRALEKLAYATQAVPMRVNPAVSHMYIAQPLSGEGLLHLFSTHPPISERIRRLRAMA, encoded by the coding sequence ATGAACATCTGGCGGACCTGGTTGCTGATGGGCGTCCTGAGCGCCCTGCTGGTGGTGTTCGGGCACCTGTTGGGCGGCCAGTCCGGGGCCCTGTTCGCGTTGTTGCTTTCCGCGGCCATGAACCTGGCCGGCTACTGGTTCAGCGACCGGCTGGTTCTCAGCATGTCCGGGGCGGTACCCGTCTCGGAGACCGAGGCGCCCGAGCTTTACGAAATCACGCGCCGGCTCTGCCAGCGCGCGGGCTTGCCCATGCCTCGGCTGTACGTTATCCCGGCCGCCCAGCCCAACGCCTTCGCCACGGGGCGCAACCCGCAAAATGCCGCGGTGGCGGTTACCGCGGGGCTCCTGGAGATGATGGACCGGAGCGAGCTGGAGGGCGTCATCGCCCACGAGCTGGCACACATCAAGAACCGGGACATCCTGGTGGCCAGTGTTGCCGCCGCCCTGGCCGGGGCCATCACCATGCTGGCGGACATGGCCCAGTGGGCCCTGATCTTCGGCGGTGGCCGGCACCAGGACGAGGAGGAGGGCGGCGCCGGCTCGCTGCTGGGCTCGCTCGTGATGGTGTTCCTGGCGCCGCTGGCGGCGACCCTGATCCAGCTGGCCATCTCGCGGAGCCGGGAGTACCTGGCCGATGCGACGGCCGCCCGGATCGTAGGCCATCCCCACGGCCTGATCCGCGCCCTGGAGAAGCTGGCCTACGCCACCCAGGCGGTGCCGATGCGGGTGAACCCGGCCGTGTCGCACATGTACATCGCCCAGCCCCTGAGCGGCGAGGGCCTGCTGCACCTGTTCAGCACCCACCCGCCCATCTCCGAGCGCATCCGGCGGCTGCGGGCCATGGCGTGA
- a CDS encoding RDD family protein produces the protein MAVTNPAGFWKRFAASLLDGIVVGGPITLAGYLATGTAEANWFTSLVNVLYALVVPVVWHGYTVGKRIVGIRIVRLNGAPVGIGTMFLRSVVGGLVYFVTLGAGLIVSAILVAAREDKRSLHDLIAGTYVTTDPPAVQAAGPVGISS, from the coding sequence ATGGCGGTGACGAATCCGGCCGGCTTCTGGAAGCGCTTCGCCGCCAGCCTGCTGGACGGGATCGTGGTGGGCGGGCCGATCACCTTGGCGGGCTACCTGGCCACCGGCACCGCTGAAGCCAACTGGTTCACGTCGCTGGTCAACGTCCTCTACGCGCTGGTGGTGCCCGTGGTCTGGCATGGGTACACGGTCGGCAAGCGCATCGTGGGCATTCGCATCGTACGGCTCAACGGGGCTCCGGTGGGGATCGGCACCATGTTCCTGCGTTCGGTGGTGGGAGGGCTTGTGTACTTCGTCACCCTGGGGGCCGGCTTGATCGTCAGCGCCATCCTGGTGGCGGCCCGGGAAGACAAGCGCTCCCTGCACGACCTCATCGCAGGTACCTATGTGACGACGGATCCGCCCGCTGTCCAGGCCGCAGGGCCCGTGGGGATTTCCTCGTAA
- a CDS encoding AMP-binding protein translates to MRELVVHEVLQSALHNGLKSEIVYGGQRFTYEQFYERVLRLAQSLKKQGVGRGTVLGVMDVNSHRYLELHYASSMLGVVLHTINFRLPPDDLLYSLQHAGVEWMFVWEGFRQPLAKARPLFRNWVWLTDGDESPEPGTPTHEDLVQEGRAEVPDEAARVRETDPYSIFYTTGTTGRPKGMLYRHRDMLLASLGILHHLATHPTGAAAGSRDVYMPCIPFFHIHGWGTALFVPYLGAKLVLPGKATPAEQLRLILDEGVTWSNMVPTQLHMLLEAADQAGVAELKGYKILTGGSPVPSGLARRARERGIAYSVIYGGSDQLAATISVVPRGVEPGTPEAWEALRTNMLPLAMVEVRLEDENGNPVPADGKSIGEVLVRSPWLPDGYYKDPDRSRGVYEDGWFRSGDLGVMNPDGTLYVVDRKKDAVKSGGEWIATGVLEALISEHPDVAAVAVIAQPDERWGERPLAVVQPRGGLAGEEARAGLEESLRAHLAAAVEQGRLARFWIPDRFLFVEQLPLTSAGKINKVALRRELVAR, encoded by the coding sequence GTGCGCGAGCTGGTCGTCCACGAGGTGTTGCAGAGCGCGCTGCATAACGGGCTGAAGAGCGAGATCGTCTACGGGGGGCAGCGGTTCACCTACGAGCAGTTCTACGAGCGGGTGCTGCGGCTGGCCCAGAGCCTGAAGAAGCAGGGCGTGGGCCGGGGCACCGTGCTGGGGGTCATGGACGTCAACAGCCACCGGTACCTCGAGCTGCACTACGCCAGCTCCATGCTGGGGGTCGTGTTGCACACCATCAACTTCCGCCTGCCGCCTGACGACCTCCTCTATAGCCTCCAGCACGCCGGCGTCGAGTGGATGTTCGTATGGGAGGGGTTCCGGCAGCCGCTGGCCAAGGCGCGGCCGCTCTTCCGGAACTGGGTGTGGCTGACCGACGGCGACGAATCACCCGAGCCGGGCACGCCCACCCATGAGGACCTGGTTCAGGAGGGCCGGGCCGAAGTGCCGGACGAGGCGGCGCGGGTCCGCGAGACCGATCCGTATTCCATCTTCTACACCACCGGCACTACCGGCCGGCCCAAGGGGATGCTCTACCGGCACCGGGACATGCTGCTGGCGTCACTGGGCATCCTGCACCATCTGGCCACCCATCCCACCGGAGCGGCAGCCGGCAGCCGCGACGTGTACATGCCGTGCATCCCCTTCTTCCACATCCACGGCTGGGGTACCGCCCTGTTCGTCCCCTACCTGGGCGCCAAGCTGGTGCTGCCCGGTAAAGCTACTCCCGCCGAGCAGTTGCGCCTGATCCTGGACGAAGGGGTCACCTGGTCCAACATGGTGCCGACCCAGCTCCACATGCTGCTGGAGGCGGCCGACCAGGCCGGCGTGGCCGAGCTCAAGGGGTATAAGATCCTCACCGGGGGAAGCCCGGTGCCTTCGGGCCTGGCGCGGCGGGCCCGGGAGCGGGGCATCGCCTACAGCGTGATCTACGGCGGCTCCGACCAGCTGGCGGCCACCATCTCGGTGGTGCCCAGGGGCGTCGAGCCGGGCACGCCCGAGGCCTGGGAGGCGCTGCGGACGAACATGCTGCCGCTGGCCATGGTGGAGGTCCGGCTGGAGGACGAGAACGGCAACCCCGTGCCCGCCGACGGGAAGAGCATCGGCGAGGTACTGGTGCGGTCGCCCTGGCTGCCGGACGGCTATTACAAGGATCCCGATCGGAGCCGCGGGGTCTATGAGGACGGGTGGTTCCGCAGCGGCGACCTGGGCGTGATGAACCCCGACGGTACCCTGTACGTGGTGGATCGGAAGAAGGACGCCGTGAAGAGCGGCGGCGAGTGGATCGCCACCGGCGTGCTGGAGGCGCTGATCTCGGAGCATCCCGACGTGGCCGCCGTGGCCGTCATCGCCCAGCCCGACGAGCGCTGGGGCGAGCGGCCGCTGGCGGTGGTGCAGCCCCGTGGGGGCCTGGCGGGCGAAGAGGCTCGAGCGGGCCTGGAAGAGTCCCTCAGGGCTCACCTCGCCGCGGCGGTGGAACAAGGGCGACTCGCCCGCTTTTGGATCCCCGATCGCTTCCTCTTCGTCGAGCAACTGCCCCTGACCAGCGCCGGCAAGATCAACAAGGTGGCGCTGCGGCGGGAGCTGGTGGCGCGGTAG
- a CDS encoding hemolysin family protein — translation MSSWLVPIALISILILLNGLFVAAEFAIVRAPRASIEHKAAQGHRVAKLVSLIQRNPLRVDRYLATAQLGITLVSLGLGMYGEHVLAEWLAAWLEALGEWRWIGAHALASTIAVAILSFFHIVIGEMVPKAVALKHAEETALRVTRPMIWIEWLLFPLVWSLNGLGYALLKVFGINRAEASQHQYYTPEELEYIIRESQAGGLLRKESGDVLRELFDFGDLTAGEVMVPRVNMVGIPLGAGPEQVANILRRALHTRYPVYEGDLDHIVGVVHIRELLRCLLEGRAVQAADVQAVPFVPETATLDAVLAAMRQAQAQMAIVMDEHGGTAGLVSVEDLFEEVAGEVDEKPVSHPPIAWDQSGRLMVDGTVRLEDVGEALGVTLDHEEVDTVSGLVLSLLGRPPQVGDVVEYSQLRFEVIAVAGRGVKMCAVTPPVRQEVTDGSTVEDDS, via the coding sequence ATGAGTAGCTGGCTTGTCCCTATCGCTCTGATTAGCATCCTGATCCTGCTCAACGGACTGTTTGTCGCCGCGGAGTTCGCCATCGTACGGGCGCCCCGGGCCTCCATCGAGCACAAGGCCGCACAGGGTCACCGGGTGGCCAAGCTCGTCAGTCTGATTCAGCGCAACCCGCTGCGCGTCGATCGTTATCTGGCCACCGCCCAGTTGGGGATCACTCTGGTCAGCCTGGGCCTAGGCATGTACGGCGAGCATGTGCTTGCCGAATGGTTGGCTGCGTGGCTTGAGGCGCTGGGTGAGTGGCGGTGGATTGGCGCCCATGCCCTGGCCAGCACGATTGCTGTGGCTATCCTCTCCTTCTTCCACATCGTCATCGGGGAGATGGTGCCCAAAGCGGTAGCCCTGAAACATGCAGAGGAGACGGCGCTACGGGTCACCCGACCGATGATTTGGATCGAGTGGCTGTTGTTCCCCCTGGTCTGGAGCCTGAACGGCCTTGGTTACGCCCTGTTGAAGGTGTTTGGCATCAACCGCGCAGAGGCTTCCCAGCACCAGTACTACACTCCCGAAGAGCTGGAGTACATCATCCGCGAAAGCCAGGCGGGCGGGCTTCTCCGCAAGGAATCAGGCGACGTGCTCCGGGAACTGTTTGATTTCGGTGACCTCACCGCCGGGGAGGTCATGGTGCCGCGGGTGAACATGGTAGGAATCCCCCTGGGAGCCGGACCGGAGCAAGTGGCCAATATCCTCAGGCGTGCCCTGCATACCCGGTACCCCGTATACGAAGGCGATTTGGACCACATCGTTGGTGTCGTACACATTCGAGAACTTCTGCGTTGCCTTCTGGAAGGACGTGCGGTCCAGGCCGCGGACGTTCAGGCGGTCCCATTCGTACCTGAAACCGCTACCCTGGACGCGGTGCTCGCAGCGATGCGCCAAGCCCAAGCACAGATGGCGATTGTCATGGATGAACACGGTGGTACGGCGGGGCTGGTAAGTGTGGAAGACCTGTTTGAAGAGGTGGCCGGCGAGGTGGACGAAAAACCCGTCAGCCATCCGCCCATCGCTTGGGATCAGTCCGGACGCCTGATGGTGGACGGCACCGTGCGCCTGGAAGACGTGGGCGAGGCTCTGGGAGTCACGCTGGACCATGAAGAAGTAGACACCGTCAGCGGGCTTGTGCTCTCCTTACTCGGGCGTCCTCCGCAGGTGGGCGACGTGGTGGAGTATTCTCAACTGCGTTTTGAGGTGATAGCCGTAGCGGGCCGAGGGGTGAAGATGTGCGCGGTAACGCCACCGGTCCGGCAAGAGGTCACTGATGGTAGTACCGTCGAAGACGATTCCTGA
- a CDS encoding hemolysin family protein, whose amino-acid sequence MTFSTWLIVLFLILVNALYVAAEFSTVSVRRTQIQQMAERGHALARRLLPFLEDSTKLDRYIAACQIGITLSSLILGAYSQATLAVELANLLTRWGGLSPLAAQSTASMAVLIGITALQVVIGELVPKSLALQFPAQVALATVWPMRWSLTLYTYTGFLPALNGSGIAFLRLLGIPYSPHRHLHRPEEIDLLIEESRNGGLLDPREQRRLQRALRLGTRLVRHLMTPRVYMHALNVNASPEEVHRAIMASPYTRLPVYRDTVDHVVGQVNVKDVVSHYLKHGRLPAIRDVMRAVEVVPETSAADDLLRVFRERRTQQVVVLDEFGGTSGLVTMEDVLAEVLDDMSEKFRVAGQPEPERLPDGRVRLPGLMHVDDAEPWIGTRWQGRATTVGGHVLQVLNRMPKQGDRLTVDGVDVEIEQVRNHAIWSVLVTPVSRAEENEKA is encoded by the coding sequence ATGACGTTCTCCACGTGGCTCATTGTCCTCTTCCTGATCCTCGTTAATGCCCTTTACGTGGCCGCAGAATTTAGCACCGTCAGCGTCCGTAGAACGCAGATCCAACAAATGGCTGAGCGTGGCCACGCCCTGGCCCGGCGGCTCCTACCGTTCCTCGAAGACTCAACAAAGCTGGATCGATACATTGCCGCGTGCCAAATCGGCATCACCCTTTCCAGCTTGATCCTTGGTGCATACAGCCAGGCGACTCTGGCGGTGGAACTGGCCAATCTCCTGACGCGGTGGGGTGGGTTATCGCCGTTAGCTGCACAGTCAACCGCATCGATGGCGGTGCTCATCGGCATTACAGCCCTGCAGGTGGTCATTGGCGAGCTGGTACCCAAGTCGCTCGCCCTGCAGTTCCCGGCCCAGGTCGCCCTGGCTACGGTGTGGCCCATGCGTTGGTCCCTGACCCTCTACACCTACACCGGATTTCTCCCTGCACTCAACGGTAGTGGCATCGCCTTCCTCCGGCTTTTGGGCATCCCGTACTCGCCGCACAGACACCTCCACCGGCCGGAAGAAATTGACCTTTTGATCGAGGAAAGCCGGAACGGCGGGCTCCTGGATCCCAGGGAGCAACGCCGCCTGCAGCGAGCCCTCCGCCTAGGTACTCGGCTGGTTCGCCATCTGATGACACCTCGCGTCTACATGCACGCTCTCAATGTGAACGCATCGCCGGAGGAAGTACATAGAGCGATCATGGCAAGCCCTTATACCCGGTTACCGGTCTACCGCGATACGGTTGATCACGTGGTGGGACAGGTCAACGTGAAGGACGTTGTCTCCCATTATCTCAAGCACGGCCGCCTGCCTGCTATTCGGGACGTCATGCGGGCGGTGGAGGTCGTGCCGGAAACTAGCGCTGCCGACGACTTGCTACGGGTGTTCCGCGAGCGCCGGACTCAGCAGGTGGTGGTCCTGGACGAGTTCGGTGGCACCTCGGGCCTAGTAACCATGGAAGACGTGCTGGCAGAGGTCCTGGACGATATGTCGGAAAAGTTCCGCGTGGCTGGCCAGCCGGAACCGGAGCGACTACCGGATGGCCGCGTCCGGCTGCCGGGCCTCATGCACGTCGACGATGCAGAGCCCTGGATCGGTACCCGGTGGCAAGGCCGTGCCACCACCGTCGGCGGGCACGTGCTGCAGGTGTTGAACCGCATGCCCAAGCAAGGAGATCGTCTGACCGTCGACGGTGTCGACGTCGAGATTGAGCAGGTCAGGAACCACGCCATCTGGTCTGTGCTCGTCACCCCCGTAAGCCGGGCTGAGGAGAATGAGAAAGCATGA
- a CDS encoding gamma-glutamyl-gamma-aminobutyrate hydrolase family protein, translating to MARPRIGLTSSGSDALGRPSVPRAYLTAVALAGGEPVVLDALDPTAPPPEEVLNGVDGIILVGGGDVDPAYYGADLHRETQPVAPARDAFELALVQLAIQRRVPLLGICRGAQVMNVALGGDLVQHIPDRYGDTVPHTPADPSGPRALHAVRVVAGSRLHQILKEEVVQVRSRHHQAVDRPAPGLRVVATADDGVVEAVEWEDPAHPLAIGVQWHPEDGIEDDPVQQRLFQALVAAARKKGSKE from the coding sequence GTGGCCCGTCCCCGCATCGGCCTGACCTCGTCCGGTTCGGACGCCCTGGGCCGCCCGTCCGTCCCGAGGGCTTACCTGACGGCCGTCGCCCTGGCGGGCGGCGAACCGGTGGTGCTGGATGCCCTTGATCCCACCGCGCCCCCACCCGAGGAGGTCCTCAACGGGGTGGACGGCATCATTCTGGTGGGCGGTGGCGATGTCGACCCGGCCTACTACGGTGCGGACCTCCACCGGGAAACCCAGCCCGTGGCCCCGGCCCGGGACGCTTTCGAACTGGCCCTCGTGCAGCTGGCCATCCAGCGCCGCGTACCCCTGCTGGGCATCTGCCGCGGCGCCCAGGTGATGAACGTCGCCCTGGGTGGTGATCTGGTTCAGCACATCCCTGACCGCTATGGGGACACCGTTCCGCACACCCCCGCCGACCCGTCGGGGCCGCGGGCGCTGCATGCGGTGCGGGTGGTGGCCGGTTCCCGCCTCCACCAGATCCTGAAGGAGGAGGTGGTCCAGGTCCGCTCCCGGCATCACCAGGCGGTGGACCGCCCCGCTCCCGGCCTGCGCGTGGTGGCCACCGCGGACGACGGCGTGGTCGAAGCCGTGGAGTGGGAAGATCCCGCCCATCCCCTGGCCATCGGCGTCCAGTGGCATCCCGAGGACGGCATCGAGGACGACCCCGTGCAACAGCGGCTGTTCCAGGCGCTGGTGGCGGCAGCCCGGAAAAAGGGCAGCAAGGAATAG